The following DNA comes from Populus trichocarpa isolate Nisqually-1 chromosome 19, P.trichocarpa_v4.1, whole genome shotgun sequence.
AATTGATGCTGAAAATACCAAATACATGTATGGATTAAGAAGCAAGGAACTTTCCTTTGAATTTCTTCTCTTTGGATATACAATATCATACTCATTTCCTTGTCAGtccacttcttctttttctcccttGACCGCCCACGAAAAAAATAGTTTCGTAAAGCACTCTCTCTTCCGACCAGAACTGGATCAAATTACGTGCTCCCAAAGAGTTATTACAACCTCCAAATTACAGCACAAAAAAGTGCATTCTTTTCTTCCCATGTATATATtactctaatttttatttaaacatcaaaataatttgctgagaaacaaaaacaaaaacgcaGCAGGATTGAGAAAATTTGTGTAAATTAAGGGATTAGAATTCTTGATAGAGATGCtaatgtttgtttgtgtgtgttttataGCTTTCAAGGGAACGTTTTGATATCAGAATCTACAGAAGAGTTTTCAATGCTGATGAATTAGTGTCATaatattgaatcaatttttcttcttttgcaaggagaaaaagaagattAGGAGTTCTGCTAAACATAGGAGTTTGTGATTATGTGATCTtcagcaatgttttttttttcctgcaatcTTCAAGCTTCATTGACATGGAGGAAGCTTCAAATAAAATCTGTCTTCTTTTTTCCTCGATTCTTTGTGGCGGCCATAGGAGATAAGGGCATGAGTAATCATTGCTTCAACAATATTGTGAACAGTTCAGCTATATTTATTGCTGcaataatttcaaacacaacGTTGGTCTTCCACTAAAAGTCTAAAAGGGGGGTAGCAGGAACCAGCAAGCCACCTGGTTCTTCCATCATGTGCTTTGAGTAAGAAGCCTTCAAGAATCACACAAAGCATGACATAATTATTgtcctaaaattaaaaaaaaaaaattatcatttttagcAATTTATACAAGCTATTTATATAGtgatttgctgcttcttttttCCTCCACTGTCGAAGTATACCTTCAATTATTTGATAGTACGCCTACATTTTCATAGCTCAGCCcgttaattatacaaaaaatggTAATGATTACtaagtcaattatttttattaaagtgataacattttatttatttatttattttattagtattaACCCGATCTAGTTTGCACATGCTTAgtataaattatagttgtaATTACTTTGTGAAGGTTTACCGtaaattatagttataattattttaataattccccataattataaatttagcaGTATAGCAGAGTCCAATATAGATGGGCCTTGGTCCATCCCAGTAAATTTACTAATAGAAAGTTAGCCCAAACTTTAATACAACCTCCCCCAAAATCTAAAGCCCCAACTCAGTTTGGGCTATTCTATACGCTTACACTATAAAACTAAGTGTTTCGGCGACGGTTTGATTTCGTCTCCATAGCACAGATTTTTTATGCCGCCGAAAGCTTTGGCGACGGAGAAACCAATCTAGTCGCCAATGTTTCTGTTGGTCCTCTTCTGCTTCTCTCTCCCCAGCTTGGTGTATTTAAAAATgtagtaataattgttttttaaagtattttttatttagaaatatattaaaataatatattttattttttgaaaattatttttaacaccaacacatctaaacgatctaaaaatactaaaaaaattaatttaaagtaaagaaaaaaataaaaaaattaatttatttcaaaaatatttttgaaatacaaaaacaaatagtaacgctctttcaatttttagcTAAGATTGTTAGCAATGGATACGATATGAGGCAATGGATATTGGATACGATTTGAGGGagagttgattttgttttttattttgactgatttattttaatgaatagcAGAATATTTTACCAAATTGGTAACGATAAACATGGATTGGAATTCAAAGAAATATGTTAATTTCAAGGTTGAGTGGAAATGGAATTCTCactaaactggttattaaaaacaaagttgtaACTATATATCTTTAGATTGTTTTATGGTGACTGGATTAATATCTTAAAATGCATCCTACGTTGATCAAATTTGTAGTAAAACTTCATGTTAGTTTAgctatatatatgaattttaagCTATACAAATATTTAACTATTGTTCATCGAAGTTGATGATGTAGTCGGATTAGAAGAGTATGAAAGCTCTAAACAGTTAGATGGAGATCTATAACCAATGAATCATACAGAAAacctaataaatttatttataggcTAATAAGACAGattagctaataaaaaaaaaagggcatgtTCGTGCTAAACCAATAGTTAATTTGCTTTGTTAGCacttgtttctttcttgttcagCTAATTATGCCGTCATAAAGCAGCCAGAGTTTAGAACGAAACTCATATTTGAATTATTAAGTGATTGTGATTTGCCAACTGCTAAAGCAAACACCATCATCATGCATAATCTAATGTTATGTTGATAGTGCTGCTCCCATATACGATGATCTTTCattcttgattattttagtGAATAAACAATACACTATAATGCTACTTAATGGGGCAAGTAATCCTCAGATTGAAAAGCCACTTgagatcaattaaaaatattgaattaaccTAAAAGGTGCCATTGTCAACAACCTTTTCGTTCACCTTCTGGTGTGATTTTCAAGGCGCCATAGTTTTTTATACTTTCTTTCTGTCGAAAATGGGGGTGGTTGATGTTTGTGCCTCGGCAGCTGCTTTTGTGTGTGGAGAGTTGAGAGAAATGGCGAAGTCTATATTGCAATCTCTCTCACCTACCACTTTCTTTTGTATGGAACTTGAAATTCTAATTTTGCTTTTTGGATTATTGAATTAGAAACTGTGGAAGATATACAAGCATAGAACTTTAATCCTGACAGTGCTGCAGAAAAACTTGGATTCCAAGACGAGCTCAAGGAGAAAATGTGGGTCTCAAAACCGAGTCCATCAACAGGggggcggaggaggaggagaaataaaattgagaagaaaacgAAGCAAGGCCAAGTAGGAGAAGGGAAAAACCGAGGAGAAAAACAAGTTGAGCTCTAAATTGATCTCATGTTCTGAACAGTTCTTCATGGCACACCAAATGATTTTAGGCATGTTTGCTCTGCCGCAACCATCTACATGAATTTCCCATTTTATAAGTAATTTAATTACTTGTTTCACAAGTTAACAGCGGGATACCtacattaattattctttttataggtTAGTTGCTGTGTAATTcatgataaagataattttttttttattactgatCTTAAGAGTAAGATAAACAATATACCTACCCTTTACAATGCAAATTCATGTGATTTAGCAtgtataaatattcaagatcaCTCTCTTGCatttcattcttcttcttcatcttctgtaTATTGCATTTCTCTCCATATTCTTATAGCATTAACACcacaggattttttttttaaaaaaaaagaattgttttaaaGGAGTAGGAGTATGAGAACCATTGATCTagctcaatttaaaaaaattcctcaaAGACCATTAGACAACCATGAAAATGCCcaaaattatttgaagtttTTCCACTGTGACTAGGTAAGCACATGATGTCGTTGTGGTAAGATCCAAAGTGCCAGCCGATGCCTGATAACCCAACAGGCAGAAAAATGTCTGCAGAAGCATGGTTCTAACTTTTCCCTGGCCTCTTTTCAAGCTCAATTACCGAAGCTCTTTTTACACGACAGGGCCATCTCTCACTTTTGAATCTCTCGACAAAGGCTAAAACAAAAGGTGAGTCCTTCCTTTTCCCTGTCACAAATACTGAAACTAAGGGGCCCAGACCCCgaagaaggaaataaaattaaagagaaaaacaagcagagggaaaaaaaatcatagggagTAGAGATTGGAAGCTTTTCGTAAAGGAACTTTATGGTGGAATAATTCTTGCTTGATTGGCGCTTTACATTTTGTCTTTTGATTACTAGATAATCTTCTCCTTGTGTCCATTggtaactatttttttttttattatatagttttcaattatattgAAAGTTTTgtcctgataaaaaaaagaatctttttATGGGGGGGATTTTGTCCTTTGTAGAGATGGAATATGAAAGGAATATAGAAATATTAGTTTGAAAATGGGGAATGTTGGCTGGCTGTCAAGCTCATATTTTGAATAGTAGTGGATTGTAATAATTTTCTCAAAACAATTGTTATAAATATGAAGACATTTCTTTCGTTTTATTAGATaagtttcaaaatataatatatgttattctctaatatatttttttaaataaaaactctttgACCTTAAAATTTACACAAATTCATTCTaccttatacttaatttttatcaaataaaatagagatagtaagatttgaactcgtgacagCTTAATTAACCAGAATATAAtttcatgtcaaaaaatcatcacaaCTCGAAagattacattttaaaataaaatcttaagatataatttatattagtcACTGAAATTTAGAGCCATTTTCACcactaaataaacaaaactttcaGCAATTTCAATATTTGGGTAATAGTGTTTACGATTgtgataatagttgttttttaataattttttaattgaaaatatatcaaaataatatattattattattattatttaaaatttattttttacatcaatacatttaaacaattcaaaaccataaaaaataattaaaaaaaaaaatcaaaggcaaaaacaaataaaatctctctctctctcatcctaaaagcaattttttttgttaaagaaaactttgatttttctgtcCTGGGCTGTCAGGCATGGCTCCTGTCCTAGAGAGGCAGCTAATCAAGTCAAGCTGAAATTGCTCCTCAGAAGAGTTCAATAGATAAATGTCAAATGCCTAGGATCCCCTCTTCTTTCTATTCAATAACATTTCTTTTTCTACGTCCACCTCCTTGAAAAGCAAAATTGCAAGTCTCTTTTTCACTAGTTTTTCCCCTTTCACTTAGTGTTTTCGACACTATTTTTGTAGTATTTCATCGAGCTATGTTAAAGTCAAGGCAACATTATTTGAGCAATTGATAACACAAAACAAAAGTAATTAGTGTGATTTTAGATATAAAATGATAATCTATATAGTTACCAAATCTTAATGATAGTAATTTTGTATGAGCATTTCATGTTTAatgaatcaattaaaacttaaaagaattcaaaacttATTATTTATCACTTGTTACACTTGTTGGTGTGGAGTGTgaggatcatttttttttggtgcgtTTGAAAACGCGATGCAAATcgtgttcttttaaattttaaaatacaaaatttatttaaaataaaaattattttttatgtttttaaatcgttttgatgggctgatgtcaaaaataatttatctatcAAATGTAATAACtcttttgacttaaaaaattatagaaaatacaaataaattcaagaaattctcttaaaaccattattttccTGTGGGCAAACTTGGTAATTGAAAAGGGATCCCAAGCAGTGTGattggattgaaaaataatgaacaatTATTACTTTATTTCCAGTCTTGTTCTGTTTTCTTGTGACCTATCAGTGAGACAAACACATGTACACATGCATGCAAGAAATGACAAGGCCCTCCACATGATTTGACTTCCACACCATGTTATGTACAtatgatacaaaaaataatgGTCCCTAGTGTTTCTGTTTTCATGGAATCATCCAAaagatttgttaatttttatcccTGCCAAAGCAAACCGTCCCATTTTGTGCTGATTTTGATGATCAGTTCTCAAAGGTCaggtcttttctttttcccggTCTAAATTTGGCGGTTTATGGGCATCATTTGCTTTGTACTATTGTTCTTTTTGTCGAAAAAAAATGTGAGGGTAAAATTAAGTGCAATTTTGTTGGTAGAGGTTGAATTGTTGgtagttttttaattgttttgatatatggatattaaaaatatatattttaaaaaataaaaaatatatatattattttaatatatttttaaataaaaatattttaaaacaaaatttctacCACACTCTCCAACATAAACTAAATCTTATAGCATTATTATAAAACTCCTAACTTACAAGCAGGTTAATTTGGGGCCTAGTCTTAGATTAAGATTTATAAAAAGAGGAATAGGTAATTTAGAATTAAGTGTGTTTGTTTacactttattttaaattattttttttgtatttttatattattttaatgtattaatataaaaggtATTGTATTGAATAACCATAAAGCTCTAGTACGGTTTGAAAGTCTAGTTCAATTTCAACTAAAAAtggattattcttttttttttaaaatagatttagaGTAGTTAAAATTGGTATATCGCTCATCAAATtatatactaattttaaaacCGTTTTTCATATCAATTGATCTTctgtttatttggtttttatgttcttgagtttttcttaaaaagacctttcttgttttttttttttttttgtattttaatttaattggtctttttattgaagaaagtttttaatttggtatacTAATTCAATTTAAGATGTGATgtagttattattttaagaCCCGATATaatctaataaatttatttaaaaatttgttaatttaagCACTAAACTAAGTTGGGTTTTGATTTGGATTAGACATTCAATTGACTCGAGAAAACTTGATTGATCAAATGAGTTAACCAGctagagttaatttttttttttaaaaaaagctacaatgatttttttaataataatacaaaacaacGCCGTGTTGGATACAAATTAACAGAAAAACTAATTGGTTTAGTCAATTTGTGGTGCGAGCCGTGAGCAAGGCCATGTGCCGGGCCACGtcttgtgaaataaaaaagaatgaagtggccatattaaaaaaagtgaagaatATAAGGACAAAATGTACCATATCCTTTCATTCATAGCCAGCGGAAGTTAgggaatgaaaaagaaaaggacatcACTAGTTGCCAAGGTCCTCTGCCACCATTTCTCCCCTCCTTCTCTCATAAACAGATGAATCTCTTCTGTTTTCCATCGGACCCTTCAAGTTCCCCTCCTctataaacaaaagaaaaggacttaAAAGCTTATCTATACAAAATTGCTATACAATAATGGATGATTGCTGTGAACTTGAAGCCTCTTTCAGCACTACCAAGAAAAGATCTTTGCCCTTTTTCATGTGGATGATGATGAATCCATAATGTGTCATCTCTTTGCATAAATATAAAGTGtaaagagagaaacaagagagagactacttcttcttcatcttccacaaatttctcactttttttccccttgtttTTTTCCTGCTAGATTTCAAGATTTGCATCTTCTCAGCCCTTGTAAACCAGACAAGAAGATCACCAAAATCCACCAAAACCACTGATTCTTTGAACATCTCTTGAATCTATAGCATATGCACTTTCCTCTTTTGTTCAATAATTTTCAAGAGATATAAAGGAGCGCTCTCTTTTTGTAGTCTTTGATAAAGCTTCTAAAAAGCTAAAGATTCAAAGCCCCATCATTTCTTTAACCCGTCTCCTTTTCCCAATCAAAATCTCTCAACTTTCTTTCACACACAAATCTTTCCACACTCATTACCTGCTTAACACCATCATTAACAACTAgagccaagaaaaaagttaagcCCACTTCTTGATTTcactaaagatgcaaactttaCTCACAATATTCCTCTTTACTTCTTTATTCACTCACTCTCTTTCAAGCTTCCTATCTGAGCCAGTCTCTGGCCAAAACCAGCCTCTAAAACCAGGAGACTATTCAAACCCCAACACAGTCCCCGCGTTTCCAGTCCAAACTGAGTCTCAAATTTGCCACTTGGACCTTTCAGCTGAGCTTTTTGGTGGTGTAAATGATGCATGTGGTAGAGACCTTGACCGTAGCCGGTGCTGTCCAGTTCTTGCAGCTTGGCTCTTTGCAGCTCATGCAAGGTCAGCCCTCCAAGTCCAAGCTCCAGCCCCAACATCAGCACCTGATTTGCCAATGATGCCTGATGATTCACAAAAATGTGTGAATTCATTACAAAGTGCACTTTTGAGTAAAAATGTGAAGTTGGCACAACCTAATGCTAGCTGTGATGCTATATTGTGTTTTTGTGGGATTAGGCTTCATCAGATTAGTTCACTTAGTTGTCCTGCTGCTTTTAATGTGAGTTCTGCGTTTCATAATGCAACTCCTACTGCTGCTGTAAAGAATTTGGAGAAGAATTGTAAGAATTCCACTTATTCAGGGTGTACAAAGTGCCTTGGTGCTCTCCAAAAGGTCAGTTTTTTAAGGAATTTTGCATTTATTGCTCCTTGTGATTGTTTCTTCATTGAAGAGAGGGATTTCTTCATTGATTAAGGACTCATTTTTTACATTACTTCATTTATCAATGCTGTgcttttgtgggttttttttaattaattctctctctcttttttttgggtttcttgtTGATTGTTAATTCATCCAacaatttaggattttttttttattttttttgcctgGATTTGTTTGACTTTGCAAATGAGGGGTGTATCTAAAACAATTTGAAGGGCTGATACAACTAATTTGTTGTAGATACACCACTCGTTTCTTTATTCTGTGTTAAATTTTTTGTAGATACCTATTTAATGCAAGAATTTTTGTGGGAAACTGTTGATGTTGTATGAgtaacaatttattttgttcatgtgcAAATAAGTGGCAAAAGGACTAATAAGACTTTGAGGGAATTTCAATGGGCtagttttctatttcttttgatGGTTCAATGAACTTTATACTCTAAGCAAAACAGGAGTTCAAGCTGCTCGCAATAATTAGGCTTTTAGGTAAGTATTGACTAATGCACATTGCCTGGTAAAAATAGCATCCAAAAAAAGCAGAAATAGAAGCATGAAAGTGAAGTGGGGCAGTGTAGGTTTTTTCCAGGGTCTTCCTTTTGATGTTTTGTGAAACTCACAATAGCTTTATATGCTAGATAGAAcctttgattttcaaattactttttaaattgttttttttataaaaaaaaatattttttattttttcaaaactcgaAATCAAACATGCTCATATCCTACCGAATTCCATGTGCTCTCTTTACGTAACCATTTTACATTGCAAACAATTGGGTTCTTCACTGGGATTCCTTTGCACATCCATCACCTTTCCTCCTTGGTATTCCACCTTGAACACTGTTTTCTTATGACTAAAACAACCTTGAATGTGATTGTTATTACAGTTGAAGGCCAAGAATGAAACACAAGACAAGAGCACAAGGGATGAGAGGGCAAGCAAAATGTTCGAAAGGGATTGCCAACTAATGGGTCTAACATGGCTACTTGCAAGAAACAAAACTCAGTACATCCCCACAGTTTCTGCTGTTTTAAGAGCCATAATGTATAGCACACACCCACCAGTCCATGAATCCAAGTGTAGCCCTGATCAAGAAAACATGCCATTGGCTGTTGATTCGCTACAGTTCGGGAAGGCCCagtcatcatcttcttcaagaCTAACATCATCGTCATCATTATGGTCTGGTCTTCGTTTCCATGTTTTGCCCCTCATgattttagtttctttgtttgGATAATGGCTGGTTGGATGCTAGTGTACCTTTTGCCTTGcccctgtaatttttttcatggtacATTTTGTTTTAGGGCGATCACGTGAAGCTAGTAGTCAAACTAGGAGGCCAActagggtttatttatttttgtcttattttttatcttatttcacTCTGTAAATTTCAGCTCTTGCCCGAGGAGGAAACTATTCAGAGATTGCTGTCACTTTGgtagaaaaacaatataagaaaaattagatATGGTTGGTGTAAGTAAATCCATAGCAAGTTAAAAGATAGACAAACGGATTGGATTCCAAAAATTTAATCTTGTTTAGCACAAGACAAAAGGTATATCTAGGGactattaacaagaaaaatgaaatattcaagtttgattaattaaatcctaatcaAACGAATCGGCTTCGATGACAGCAATTAACAACAATGTGATCGAGGAACCAGTTCCCTAGAACTGAGTATGTTGGTCGTATATTAATGTCAATAACAAGCAAGAGTAGGAGATTGTTTTGAATAGAAAGTTTGataactttatgtttttttgatggATTCGAGACATGGATTCACATGTTTTAGTGTGGTTGAGTGCCTGTCCTTTTGTGCTAGTCTTTCTATCAATGGAAGGTGCTTTCATAgtatcaacaatattttttttagcctGGGATTTTGTGAGTATTGCATGAAGAGAAAATTGTTGGGAATTTGTTGgcagaaaggaaaaggagaagttGAAAATTGGACAATCTTTTCTCACTTGTTTGATGGGAGAGCTTGAGCTCTTTCTATTTGTTGGGTCACCATTGCTAAAAGCTTCAAACTCAACCCAAGGATTAAGCTGCCACAGATGCTTAGTGGATtactaatatttgatttttccaTTACATCATGAATCTCCTTCACATAAATTCGTAGTCTTTTCCTCCTAATTATAGACAATAAGCGACAATTAACCCCGGCAAAAATACAAGCTAGAGGAAACAATACAAGCCAATTTCTCAATGCATTTTGCTCTGGTCCCTGTGAATGAACAAAATgagatttatttaaataaatttttaaagggatactaaaattttcaatgttattaaacctgacCTGGAGTTAActtaataattcaataattgagATTTAAACAAAACCTTCAAAGTTTCATGTCAAATTATGTGGGAGTTGATAAAGTCAAACTCAATTGACCCTACTAATTAATCGTTGTTCTAATCAACCTTgttaaaattcatttaatattcggtttgaattttttatcaaaacaatatctttccaaatttttttttaatatttttaaaataactttgttttagATTAATTCTCCTAGCCTATAATTTTTGTCCAATTTTAGCCTTGTAAATGTCATGGCCCGTATAACTCTGGAAATTATTGTAAAGAAACTGATAGTTCAATCATGAAGTGAACAAACCTTGTAACCTTTTGGTGCAGGACACAAATACTGAGATAACCATTGGTTAACTCAGGAAAGATGCTATCATTATCATCCAGCCCTGTCTCCATACCTGGCTGTGAAATAGAATGCCGGGACGAATAAGAAGCTAGAGAGAATGAAAACGGTAAAGAAGCAAAAATATCCGCCTTCATTAGCCAAAATGGAACATTGAAAACCGCAGCATATGGAAATATTGCAGCGCTAACTGTACACATACTGATCTGGATAAATTCAGGTTCCATGAAGGAGAGGTCACCGGTCATTCCACCCTGCACATCAGCGTCTGCAACTCCAAATGCACCAGTAATAGCACAAATACCGATGAAAGTTCCAAGGCCTCTGATGTAGCTAAATCCAACTctggcagcagcagcaacaaaaaaaaggaccaaaaacaattatttgtgGACATAGAATTGAAGAAATATGTCAATGAGTTGCAAGGGAAATTCAACACCAGAAGACTCACAAGTCACAACTAAAAGTTAAAGAGTgctaatgaagaaaaggatataTCAAAACACGTTCCGCATTCGAGTTTTGATCTTTGATTCAATGTGTGCAAGTACTGCAGGAGTTCCCCGTGCAAATGACTAATATACAAGAGTAAGGACCCTTGTGGTGTGGTATCGCTGCGTAAGGAAACAAAAATACTGTCAAGTAGCAGCAGCAGTGGCAGCAGCAACTAGAAGATGGATAGAGTAATTAAGATTCTCGTAGATTTGTAGGGGGAAAAATTACATCCATGGAGTAATTGCAGATTATTGAGCACAACCTAGGTTCATAGATCAGATTTTTCCTTATTAATGGAGAAATGACGTG
Coding sequences within:
- the LOC7458857 gene encoding uncharacterized GPI-anchored protein At4g28100, with the translated sequence MQTLLTIFLFTSLFTHSLSSFLSEPVSGQNQPLKPGDYSNPNTVPAFPVQTESQICHLDLSAELFGGVNDACGRDLDRSRCCPVLAAWLFAAHARSALQVQAPAPTSAPDLPMMPDDSQKCVNSLQSALLSKNVKLAQPNASCDAILCFCGIRLHQISSLSCPAAFNVSSAFHNATPTAAVKNLEKNCKNSTYSGCTKCLGALQKLKAKNETQDKSTRDERASKMFERDCQLMGLTWLLARNKTQYIPTVSAVLRAIMYSTHPPVHESKCSPDQENMPLAVDSLQFGKAQSSSSSRLTSSSSLWSGLRFHVLPLMILVSLFG